The proteins below are encoded in one region of Candidatus Brocadiaceae bacterium:
- the pheA gene encoding prephenate dehydratase, with product MDMDALRKQIDALDFRIVSLLNERAKIVLKIGEIKMQNQSQVYVPSREKEVYTRIISQNKGPLTNKCLMAIYRELMAGSLMLEKATRVSYLGPEGTFSYFAAKQKFGSSVEYVPVRDISDVFKEVASGRSDYGIVPVENSSEGGIRETLNLFAEFNLKVCTEIFLPIHHNLMANCTKEEIKKVYSKPQILFQCRNWLASNLPEAKLIEVSSSAEAARFVEKESCSDQGNRYCSAIGNEEIAKKYGLNILVKNIEDRQDNITRFFVLGKEYGAPSGRDRTAVMCYIKNHVGALVEILEPFKANNINLTNIETIPTRQKVWEYCFYLDFEGHVSNENVQKTLQEVSKKCLDVKVLGSFPKVD from the coding sequence ATGGATATGGATGCCTTACGAAAGCAAATAGATGCGCTGGATTTTAGGATAGTATCACTACTGAATGAAAGGGCAAAAATTGTATTGAAGATTGGTGAAATAAAAATGCAAAATCAATCTCAAGTCTATGTTCCTAGCAGAGAAAAAGAAGTTTATACGCGAATTATTTCGCAAAATAAGGGCCCGTTGACAAATAAATGCTTAATGGCGATATATCGTGAATTAATGGCGGGCTCTTTAATGTTGGAGAAAGCAACGAGGGTTTCATATTTAGGACCAGAAGGCACCTTTAGTTATTTTGCGGCCAAACAGAAATTCGGTTCGTCCGTTGAGTATGTACCTGTCAGGGATATCAGTGATGTTTTTAAGGAAGTAGCATCCGGGAGAAGCGATTACGGAATTGTTCCCGTTGAAAATTCCAGTGAAGGTGGTATCAGAGAAACACTTAATTTGTTTGCGGAGTTTAATCTCAAGGTCTGTACCGAGATTTTTTTGCCGATTCACCACAATTTAATGGCAAATTGTACGAAAGAGGAAATTAAAAAAGTATACTCAAAACCACAGATTTTATTTCAATGCAGGAATTGGTTGGCAAGCAATTTGCCAGAGGCAAAGTTAATAGAAGTCAGCAGCAGTGCAGAGGCAGCTCGTTTTGTTGAAAAAGAGTCTTGTTCGGATCAGGGGAATAGATATTGTTCGGCAATCGGTAATGAAGAAATTGCGAAAAAATATGGATTAAATATCCTTGTGAAAAATATAGAAGACCGTCAAGATAACATAACGAGATTTTTTGTGCTTGGGAAAGAGTATGGTGCGCCAAGCGGAAGGGACAGAACGGCAGTAATGTGTTATATAAAAAATCATGTCGGGGCATTGGTTGAGATTTTGGAACCTTTTAAGGCAAATAATATCAATCTTACAAATATTGAGACCATACCTACGAGACAGAAAGTTTGGGAATATTGTTTTTACCTGGACTTTGAAGGACATGTATCTAATGAAAATGTTCAAAAAACACTTCAAGAGGTATCGAAAAAATGTTTAGACGTAAAAGTTTTGGGATCATTTCCGAAGGTTGATTAG
- a CDS encoding NYN domain-containing protein — MLGTRTKGSQQRIGVFVDVQNMFYSAKALHQSKIDYSKLLLEIVGNRNLIRAIAYVVQKPDVDQSSFTDALGRLGYEIKSKELRLRPDGTAKGDWDMGIAIDSIAIAPKLDTVVLVTGDGDFVPLVEMLKAHGCRVETVSFRRSTAVELISASTRYTAIEESMLFKEKKFQKNDPSNE, encoded by the coding sequence ATGCTCGGTACGCGAACCAAAGGTTCTCAACAAAGAATCGGAGTATTTGTTGATGTCCAAAATATGTTTTATTCGGCAAAGGCCTTACATCAATCAAAAATCGACTACAGTAAGCTTTTACTGGAAATAGTAGGCAATAGAAATCTTATACGAGCAATTGCATATGTAGTCCAGAAACCAGATGTTGATCAGTCAAGTTTTACTGATGCATTGGGTCGTTTAGGATACGAGATTAAATCAAAAGAACTTCGTTTGAGACCGGACGGCACAGCAAAAGGTGACTGGGATATGGGCATTGCCATTGACTCCATTGCTATTGCACCCAAGCTGGACACCGTTGTTCTGGTTACCGGAGACGGAGACTTTGTCCCACTTGTTGAAATGTTGAAGGCACATGGATGTAGAGTAGAAACTGTTTCTTTCAGGAGAAGCACAGCAGTCGAACTCATTAGCGCCTCTACAAGATATACTGCAATAGAAGAATCAATGTTATTTAAGGAAAAAAAATTCCAAAAAAACGATCCTTCAAATGAATAA
- the rnc gene encoding ribonuclease III, whose product MNNPVQKEKLDECQQTLGYFFTDALLLQKALTHTSCRLENNFSNERLEFLGDAILGMIISDNLYKTLPHYSEGELTKIKSVVVSQTTLSKVALEANLKDFLSVGRGLNDQNFLPKSLLANVFEALIAAIYLDGGLKEAYRFTLKYLKKEIDIVCRNQHEKNYKSILQQYSQKEYGVTPSYRIVQQVGPDHGKSFEVVVLIKNNEYGKGWGKSKKEAEQSAAKETLKILIPDFIPNGDCLD is encoded by the coding sequence ATGAATAACCCTGTCCAGAAGGAAAAACTTGACGAATGCCAGCAAACACTTGGATATTTCTTTACAGATGCCCTGTTACTCCAAAAAGCATTAACGCACACCTCATGCAGGCTGGAAAATAATTTCTCTAACGAGCGTTTGGAATTTTTAGGCGATGCTATATTAGGGATGATTATTTCCGACAACCTTTACAAAACGCTTCCACACTATAGCGAGGGAGAACTTACGAAGATAAAATCTGTGGTAGTCAGTCAAACAACCCTTTCCAAAGTAGCGTTAGAGGCAAACTTGAAAGATTTTCTCTCAGTCGGAAGAGGATTGAATGATCAGAATTTCCTTCCAAAATCGCTCCTTGCAAATGTATTTGAAGCGCTTATCGCAGCAATTTATCTTGATGGAGGGCTGAAGGAAGCTTACCGTTTTACTCTCAAATATTTAAAGAAAGAAATTGACATCGTTTGCAGGAATCAACACGAGAAAAATTACAAATCAATACTCCAACAATACAGCCAAAAGGAATACGGTGTCACCCCCAGCTATAGGATAGTACAGCAAGTAGGTCCCGACCATGGAAAGTCATTTGAAGTTGTGGTGTTAATAAAAAACAATGAATACGGTAAAGGATGGGGGAAAAGTAAAAAGGAAGCGGAACAATCCGCCGCAAAGGAAACGCTGAAAATCCTTATTCCGGATTTCATTCCTAATGGTGACTGCTTAGATTAA
- a CDS encoding cyclodeaminase/cyclohydrolase family protein: protein MYKNKPLEKYLEDAASGEPTPGGGSIAALAGALATTMVSMSTNITLHKITYKQYEAQCKRILEECEKRREKLLFLMEEDVMAYDDVRMAYNLPKSNETEKDLRSETIQKTTIRATEVPVQTTRCCLSLLQLIRELVDIVVPKVISDVGVAGILTEAALQCAKLNVDINLKYIQNQEIVKKVRSEINSVEKRAEAFYNEIQEKVREKIRG, encoded by the coding sequence ATGTACAAAAACAAACCATTAGAAAAATATTTGGAAGATGCTGCTTCTGGCGAACCGACTCCGGGCGGTGGTAGTATTGCGGCGCTCGCAGGCGCGCTTGCGACAACAATGGTTTCCATGTCGACGAATATAACTTTGCATAAAATTACCTATAAACAATATGAAGCTCAATGTAAGCGTATACTTGAGGAGTGTGAAAAGAGAAGAGAAAAATTATTGTTTTTGATGGAAGAAGATGTAATGGCGTACGACGATGTAAGAATGGCATATAATTTACCAAAATCAAATGAAACTGAAAAGGATTTGAGATCTGAAACAATTCAAAAAACAACTATTAGAGCGACTGAAGTGCCTGTACAGACAACAAGGTGTTGTCTTTCTCTGCTTCAATTGATTAGAGAGCTGGTTGATATTGTTGTCCCGAAGGTAATATCAGATGTAGGTGTTGCGGGAATTTTAACAGAGGCCGCACTTCAGTGCGCAAAATTAAATGTTGATATAAATCTTAAGTATATTCAAAATCAAGAAATTGTTAAAAAGGTGCGCAGTGAAATAAATTCTGTTGAGAAAAGGGCAGAAGCGTTTTATAACGAGATACAGGAAAAGGTACGTGAGAAAATAAGAGGATAA